One window of Marinobacterium aestuarii genomic DNA carries:
- a CDS encoding ABC transporter ATP-binding protein: MAELILDQVSKQYGCDTVVDQLSLTIQQGAFVALLGPSGCGKSTTLRMLAGFESLSGGSISLNDRVLAANGIHLAPELRDMGMVFQSYALWPHMTVAENVGYALRVRGIKGEARARKVREALEVVRLEPYADSAPRDLSGGQRQRVALARCLVSEPAVVLLDEPLANLDRHLRASMEDSFREFHRRTGATMVYVTHDQSEAMSLADQVAVMQHGRLVQWATPQQLYATPRTAWLADFIGEGCILDVPAVTAGQAVDSAALHQGLMRAAALEVTARAPVLVRPQHVHICGQGGGAQGIAARVIDTAYRGERFSVRLRLAGEQELLAYHPHALALDQEVQITLEQGWALEQHP, translated from the coding sequence ATGGCAGAGCTGATCCTTGATCAGGTGAGCAAACAATATGGCTGCGATACGGTTGTCGATCAGCTGTCGCTGACGATTCAGCAGGGAGCCTTTGTGGCGTTGCTGGGCCCCAGTGGCTGTGGCAAGAGCACCACCCTGCGCATGCTGGCGGGGTTTGAGTCCCTCAGTGGCGGCTCGATCAGCCTGAATGACCGTGTGCTGGCCGCTAACGGCATCCATCTGGCGCCGGAGCTGCGGGATATGGGCATGGTGTTCCAGTCCTATGCGCTTTGGCCCCATATGACGGTGGCTGAAAATGTCGGTTATGCGCTGCGCGTGCGCGGCATAAAGGGAGAAGCCCGGGCACGCAAGGTGCGCGAGGCGCTGGAGGTGGTGCGGCTGGAGCCCTATGCCGACAGTGCACCGCGGGATCTCAGTGGCGGTCAGCGCCAGCGCGTGGCCCTGGCCCGCTGTCTGGTGAGCGAGCCTGCGGTGGTGCTGCTGGATGAGCCTCTGGCCAACCTTGATCGCCACCTGCGAGCCTCGATGGAAGACAGCTTTCGTGAGTTTCACCGCCGTACCGGCGCCACTATGGTGTACGTCACCCATGATCAGTCCGAGGCTATGTCCCTGGCTGATCAGGTGGCGGTGATGCAGCACGGGCGTCTGGTGCAATGGGCCACACCGCAGCAGCTCTATGCCACACCGCGGACAGCCTGGCTGGCGGACTTTATCGGCGAAGGATGCATACTGGACGTGCCGGCGGTGACCGCAGGCCAGGCCGTGGACAGCGCAGCCCTGCATCAGGGCCTGATGCGCGCCGCGGCGCTGGAGGTGACGGCCCGGGCGCCGGTGCTGGTGCGGCCTCAGCATGTGCATATTTGTGGCCAGGGCGGTGGCGCTCAGGGCATAGCCGCGCGGGTGATCGACACCGCCTATAGAGGCGAGCGCTTCAGTGTGCGCCTGCGCCTGGCAGGAGAGCAGGAACTGCTGGCATACCATCCCCATGCGCTGGCGCTGGATCAGGAGGTACAAATAACACTGGAGCAGGGCTGGGCGCTGGAGCAGCACCCATGA
- a CDS encoding DUF4399 domain-containing protein — protein sequence MQFKSTLVTSTLLFCVALLAPLVQADTPTASNEGARVYIISPADGDTVPQTFTVRFGLSGMGVAPAGTDTAGTGHHHLLIDRAEAPPAGMPMDATVQHFGGGQTEVELSLEPGEHSLQLLLGDMKHIPHEPAVLSEKITIQVK from the coding sequence ATGCAATTTAAATCGACGCTCGTTACATCAACACTACTTTTTTGTGTCGCACTGCTGGCACCGCTGGTGCAGGCCGACACCCCCACCGCCTCAAACGAAGGCGCCCGCGTCTATATCATTTCGCCCGCCGACGGCGACACTGTGCCTCAGACCTTTACCGTACGCTTTGGCCTCAGTGGCATGGGCGTGGCGCCGGCCGGCACCGACACGGCAGGTACCGGCCACCACCACCTGCTGATTGACCGAGCCGAAGCACCGCCTGCCGGCATGCCGATGGATGCTACTGTGCAGCATTTTGGCGGCGGCCAGACCGAAGTTGAACTCAGCCTGGAACCCGGTGAACACAGCCTGCAACTGCTGCTCGGCGACATGAAACACATCCCCCACGAGCCTGCCGTGCTGTCGGAGAAAATCACCATCCAGGTGAAATGA
- a CDS encoding EamA family transporter — MNRKAWTLALLVILAWGCNFVFIRWGLDELPPMLLGALRFICVAFPAILFVRRPALPFRWLFAYGITISFGQFALLFSAMHVGMPAGLASLVLQAQAIFTLVFAMLFLGERWQPQQLWALLIAGLGLGVLASQADPATMTLAGFGLTLAAAASWGAGNIINRHIGSRGSVDLVSLVIWGALIPPLPFMLMSYFMEGPELIIASLAGMGIKSLVSLTYLALVATIFGYSTWGWLLRHHPASRIAPLTLLVPIVGLLCAWLILDESLSAVQAIGIALVMLGLLVNSFGQRWLQQFKRALAWPYPRARPGELLAKVNYLNHTCSVCFCEASPCTKPNTGQPNSWRR, encoded by the coding sequence ATGAACAGAAAAGCCTGGACCCTCGCCCTGCTGGTAATACTGGCCTGGGGATGCAATTTCGTTTTTATCCGCTGGGGACTCGATGAACTTCCGCCCATGCTGCTCGGTGCACTGCGCTTCATCTGTGTCGCCTTTCCGGCGATTCTGTTTGTGCGCCGGCCGGCCCTGCCGTTTCGCTGGCTGTTTGCCTACGGTATCACCATCAGTTTCGGCCAGTTTGCCCTGCTGTTCAGTGCCATGCATGTCGGCATGCCGGCGGGGCTGGCTTCGCTGGTACTCCAGGCCCAGGCCATATTCACCCTGGTGTTCGCGATGCTGTTCCTCGGCGAACGCTGGCAGCCCCAGCAGCTCTGGGCACTGCTGATCGCGGGGCTGGGGCTCGGCGTTCTGGCCAGCCAGGCTGACCCGGCCACCATGACCCTGGCGGGCTTCGGCCTGACGCTGGCAGCCGCGGCCAGCTGGGGTGCCGGCAATATCATCAATCGCCATATAGGCAGCCGCGGCTCCGTCGATCTGGTGAGCCTGGTGATCTGGGGCGCCCTGATTCCGCCGCTGCCCTTTATGCTGATGTCGTATTTTATGGAAGGGCCGGAGCTGATCATCGCCAGTCTTGCTGGAATGGGCATCAAGTCACTGGTGTCCCTGACCTATCTGGCACTGGTCGCCACTATTTTCGGCTATAGCACCTGGGGCTGGCTGCTCCGGCACCACCCCGCTTCACGCATAGCGCCACTGACATTGCTGGTGCCTATAGTCGGGCTGCTCTGCGCCTGGCTGATTCTGGACGAAAGTCTGTCAGCGGTGCAGGCGATCGGCATTGCACTGGTCATGCTGGGGCTGCTGGTGAACAGCTTCGGTCAACGCTGGCTGCAGCAGTTCAAACGTGCCCTGGCCTGGCCTTATCCCCGGGCCAGGCCAGGGGAACTTCTTGCAAAAGTGAACTACCTAAACCATACCTGTAGTGTCTGTTTCTGCGAGGCTTCCCCATGTACAAAACCAAATACTGGACAGCCGAACAGCTGGCGAAGATGA
- a CDS encoding DeoR/GlpR family DNA-binding transcription regulator, producing MFKRQQAILQLINSQGRQPLDTLCARFGVSIQTIRTDIRHLADQGLLLRRHGEALPFPHRDNVSYDQRQILNSPGKQRIAKLCREQLCDFQRLMLGTGSTVARLAQLLRDLKGIQVMTNNLHAAQALCDHPDCELLMAGGRVRRRDQDVIGGDALRFFQRYRADAGVVSVGAMDRDGNLYDYNDDEMMAREALVGQCRRRILLIDSSKFDRQASCVAGHLSDFDMVISDQPLPGTLSARLKAQQIQLLS from the coding sequence ATGTTCAAACGACAGCAGGCCATACTGCAACTGATCAACAGCCAGGGACGCCAGCCACTGGACACTCTGTGCGCCCGCTTCGGCGTTTCGATCCAGACCATTCGCACCGATATCAGACACCTCGCCGACCAGGGTCTGCTACTGCGCCGCCACGGCGAAGCCCTGCCCTTTCCGCACCGGGACAATGTCAGCTACGACCAGCGCCAGATACTCAATAGCCCCGGCAAGCAGCGCATCGCCAAACTCTGCCGCGAACAGCTTTGCGACTTCCAGCGCCTGATGCTCGGTACAGGTTCAACAGTAGCAAGACTTGCTCAGTTGCTGCGTGATCTCAAAGGAATACAGGTGATGACCAATAACCTGCACGCCGCCCAGGCGCTCTGTGATCATCCGGATTGCGAACTGCTGATGGCGGGTGGGCGCGTGCGCCGGCGCGACCAGGATGTGATCGGCGGCGATGCGCTGCGTTTCTTCCAGCGCTACCGCGCCGATGCGGGGGTGGTGTCCGTGGGGGCCATGGATCGTGACGGTAACCTGTACGACTACAACGACGACGAAATGATGGCGCGCGAGGCCCTGGTCGGCCAGTGCCGGCGGCGCATCCTGCTGATCGACAGCAGCAAATTCGACCGCCAGGCCAGCTGCGTCGCCGGCCATCTGAGTGACTTTGATATGGTGATCAGCGATCAGCCGCTGCCGGGGACTTTGAGTGCGCGCCTGAAAGCCCAGCAGATTCAGCTGCTGAGCTGA
- a CDS encoding ABC transporter permease — MNPVSFGSQPRWLLMLLLLLITLLSLLPSLRLLLEAFRQIELGLDSPFAGVMRASSTWRALGNSLVTAGLGTLIAVLLGSLFAFSISLTNIRARQWLVFCFMLPMMIPPQVTALSWLQLFGPASPLLNTLGLAPPLGSPQPLYSAAGIALLLGIQHAPLVYLALRTSLLNIPRELIEAGRISGASQWRLCRDMIIPLSRGGLVAGTSLAFVSALGNFGIPAMLGIPASYYVLPTLIYQRMAGFGSQMLTEVASLSVLIGLLALAGVWLQQRLSRGRDYALIGHSGQAQKFRLGPWRPWLEAMLVLVLLLILVAPLVALLIGSVVPALGVALNADSFTLDAYLQMFSRQGVTLRAMGNSLVLSIAAALVLMLLSLPLAWFLRQCAPRLQTLIRSLIEIPYALPGVVLAIACILLFARPLPLLGISIYGSLLVIFVAYLARFLSVAFKPVQAVVSQLDPSLDEAAQLAGAGGVRRMIDIVLPLVAPALCAGGLLVFLIAVNELTVSALLWSTGNETLGVLIFNLDESGDTVLASAVSVVVVLMVAGLMALLSLLGNRLPKGVIPWQS; from the coding sequence ATGAATCCAGTGTCATTTGGCAGCCAGCCTCGCTGGCTGCTTATGCTGTTACTGCTGCTGATTACCCTGCTCAGCCTGCTGCCAAGCCTGCGCCTGTTGCTGGAGGCGTTTCGCCAGATTGAACTGGGCCTCGACTCGCCCTTTGCCGGTGTCATGCGGGCCTCCAGTACCTGGCGGGCGCTGGGGAACAGCCTGGTGACTGCGGGCCTGGGAACCCTGATCGCGGTGCTGCTGGGCAGTCTGTTTGCCTTCAGTATCAGCCTGACCAATATCCGCGCCCGCCAGTGGCTGGTGTTCTGCTTCATGCTGCCCATGATGATTCCGCCCCAGGTGACGGCGCTGAGCTGGCTGCAACTGTTCGGGCCGGCCAGTCCTTTGCTCAATACCCTGGGCCTGGCGCCACCACTGGGGTCGCCCCAGCCGCTCTATTCCGCCGCAGGCATTGCCCTGCTGCTGGGGATTCAGCATGCGCCGCTGGTGTATCTGGCGCTGCGTACCAGTCTGCTCAATATTCCGCGCGAACTGATCGAGGCGGGACGCATCAGCGGCGCCTCACAGTGGCGCCTGTGCCGTGACATGATCATTCCGCTGAGTCGTGGCGGACTGGTGGCGGGCACGTCTCTGGCGTTTGTTTCGGCGCTGGGAAATTTCGGTATCCCGGCGATGCTCGGTATTCCGGCCTCGTACTATGTACTGCCGACCCTTATCTACCAGCGCATGGCGGGCTTTGGCAGCCAGATGCTGACCGAGGTGGCGAGTCTGTCTGTGCTGATTGGTCTGCTGGCACTAGCGGGAGTCTGGCTGCAGCAACGTCTTTCCCGCGGTCGAGACTATGCGCTGATCGGCCACAGCGGCCAGGCGCAGAAGTTTCGCCTGGGGCCCTGGCGACCCTGGCTGGAGGCCATGCTGGTGCTGGTATTGCTGCTTATTCTGGTCGCGCCCCTGGTGGCGCTGCTGATCGGTTCAGTGGTGCCGGCGCTGGGTGTTGCGCTGAATGCAGACAGCTTCACGCTGGATGCCTATCTGCAGATGTTCAGTCGCCAGGGTGTGACGCTGCGGGCGATGGGCAATAGCCTGGTGCTGTCGATAGCGGCAGCATTGGTGCTGATGCTGCTAAGCCTGCCACTGGCCTGGTTTTTGCGCCAGTGTGCGCCGCGGCTGCAGACGCTGATCAGGAGCCTGATCGAAATCCCCTATGCGTTGCCGGGCGTAGTATTGGCGATCGCCTGCATCCTGCTGTTTGCGCGGCCCCTGCCACTGCTGGGCATCAGTATTTATGGCTCCCTGCTGGTCATTTTTGTTGCCTATCTGGCGCGCTTTCTCAGCGTGGCGTTCAAACCGGTGCAGGCGGTGGTGAGCCAGCTGGACCCTTCGCTGGATGAGGCGGCGCAGCTGGCCGGCGCCGGAGGCGTACGTCGGATGATCGATATAGTGCTGCCGCTGGTGGCGCCTGCGCTCTGTGCCGGTGGCCTGCTGGTGTTTCTGATCGCAGTGAATGAACTGACGGTCTCTGCACTTTTGTGGAGTACCGGCAACGAAACCCTGGGCGTACTGATTTTCAACCTTGATGAAAGCGGCGACACAGTGCTGGCCTCGGCGGTCTCGGTGGTGGTCGTGCTGATGGTGGCCGGACTCATGGCCCTGTTGAGTCTGTTGGGCAATCGTTTACCCAAAGGTGTTATCCCATGGCAGAGCTGA
- the dacB gene encoding D-alanyl-D-alanine carboxypeptidase/D-alanyl-D-alanine-endopeptidase, which translates to MKLRLFLLLFVSLAMINNSARAEAPAGSWQSLLALAPTGSQIGLRVEPLGASGNVRIDYQSDLLLPPASTLKLLTAYAAELQLGPDFRYQTRLWRRGQQQNNRWQGDWRLEFSGAPDFSRAQLSQLLEQIKQSGITQISGDLLLDNSAFDGYDRGNGWPWNNLGVCYSAPAAAIILDGNCVAASLTPNAPGTEARFFVPPHQPLDVTNEVVTVTLQQQLESLCELEMDTGPGNHYRLHGCVANNRKIVPLNFAVNDPVAFTRDVIAQQLQQLGIQLQGQIRGIHDAGSNWQAVMQLESAPLLQLLTTMLQDSDNLIADSLLKTLSNQAGSPGNFRNGVRVMKDRLEETLGQRLEPATLADGSGLSRDNLLQASQLAAVLRQLARTPASSSYQALAVAGESGTLRYRSTLRKPPLLGNVRGKSGTINGTSNLAGYITGASGQRYLFVLMVSGISLSDADRRASWRDPLQHPVRAFEKAMLEWIYQRG; encoded by the coding sequence ATGAAACTGCGACTTTTCCTGCTGCTGTTTGTGAGCCTTGCAATGATCAACAACAGCGCCCGTGCCGAAGCTCCCGCCGGGAGCTGGCAGTCCCTGCTGGCGCTGGCACCCACCGGCAGCCAGATTGGACTGCGCGTCGAGCCGCTGGGTGCCAGCGGCAATGTGCGCATCGATTATCAGTCTGATCTGCTGTTGCCGCCGGCCAGTACACTTAAGCTACTGACCGCCTACGCCGCCGAGCTGCAGCTGGGGCCCGACTTTCGCTATCAAACGCGGCTCTGGCGCCGGGGCCAGCAGCAGAACAACCGCTGGCAGGGCGACTGGCGACTGGAATTCAGCGGTGCACCGGACTTCAGTCGGGCCCAGCTGAGCCAGTTGCTGGAACAGATCAAGCAAAGCGGCATTACCCAGATCAGCGGCGATCTGCTGCTGGACAACTCCGCCTTCGATGGCTACGACCGCGGCAATGGCTGGCCCTGGAACAACCTCGGCGTCTGCTACAGCGCACCGGCGGCGGCGATCATACTGGACGGCAACTGCGTGGCCGCAAGCCTGACCCCCAACGCACCGGGCACAGAAGCACGTTTCTTTGTCCCGCCGCACCAGCCGCTGGATGTCACCAATGAAGTCGTGACCGTCACCCTGCAGCAACAGCTGGAAAGTCTGTGCGAGCTGGAAATGGATACAGGCCCCGGCAACCATTACCGCCTGCACGGCTGCGTGGCCAATAACCGCAAGATCGTACCGCTGAATTTTGCCGTCAATGACCCCGTTGCCTTCACCCGCGACGTCATTGCCCAGCAGCTACAGCAACTCGGTATTCAGCTGCAGGGGCAGATTCGCGGTATCCATGACGCCGGCAGCAACTGGCAGGCCGTGATGCAGCTCGAATCCGCACCCCTGTTGCAGCTGCTGACCACCATGCTGCAGGATTCGGATAACCTGATTGCCGACAGCCTGCTGAAAACCCTGAGCAATCAGGCCGGCAGCCCTGGCAATTTCCGTAATGGCGTACGTGTCATGAAAGACCGGCTGGAAGAGACACTGGGACAGCGCCTTGAACCCGCCACCCTGGCGGACGGTTCGGGCCTGTCGCGGGATAATTTGTTACAGGCCTCCCAGCTCGCCGCCGTGCTGCGCCAGCTAGCCCGCACGCCGGCATCCAGCAGTTATCAGGCGCTGGCGGTGGCCGGCGAGTCCGGCACCCTGCGTTATCGCAGCACGCTGCGAAAGCCTCCGCTACTGGGCAACGTGCGCGGCAAAAGCGGCACCATCAATGGCACCAGCAACCTGGCCGGCTATATCACCGGGGCCTCGGGCCAGCGCTATCTGTTTGTATTGATGGTGTCTGGAATCAGTCTGAGTGATGCCGACCGACGGGCGTCCTGGCGTGATCCGCTGCAGCATCCGGTACGGGCGTTCGAGAAGGCCATGCTGGAATGGATTTACCAGCGCGGCTGA
- a CDS encoding ABC transporter substrate-binding protein: MLKRNLKRGVAVLALSLPQLALAAEKLVLYTSQPNTDAQQTVDAFSAAYPDIEVEWVRDGTTKLMAKLRAELSAGVVKPDVLLIADSVTMEALEAEGRLQAYQSPQRSAYAPALYDADGYYYGTKQITTGIVYNTAAELKPGSWSDLGLPQYKGQVAMPSPLYSGAALIHLAMITATPDLGWDHYAKLSANQTMAQGGNGGVLKAVASGTKPYGVIVDFLAIREAAKGSPLKFVFPAEGSSLVTEPVAIMQGAQNPQAAQKFVDFVLSSDGQQLVASQGYLPARNGIEAPAGFPARDQIRLLPFDAAAALQDAEANKRRFSDLFGG; encoded by the coding sequence ATGCTGAAGCGAAATCTGAAACGCGGTGTTGCCGTCCTTGCCCTGTCACTGCCCCAGCTTGCGCTGGCGGCGGAAAAACTGGTGCTCTATACCAGCCAGCCGAATACCGATGCGCAACAGACGGTCGACGCCTTCAGCGCCGCCTATCCCGATATTGAGGTGGAGTGGGTACGCGATGGCACCACCAAACTGATGGCCAAGCTGCGGGCAGAGCTCAGTGCCGGTGTGGTCAAGCCGGATGTGCTGCTGATTGCTGACAGCGTCACCATGGAAGCGCTGGAGGCCGAAGGCCGGCTGCAGGCCTACCAGAGCCCGCAACGCAGCGCCTACGCCCCGGCACTGTATGACGCCGACGGCTATTACTACGGCACCAAGCAGATCACCACCGGCATTGTCTATAACACCGCGGCCGAGCTTAAACCCGGCAGCTGGTCGGATCTGGGCCTGCCGCAGTACAAGGGGCAGGTTGCGATGCCGAGCCCGCTTTACTCCGGGGCCGCGCTGATTCACCTGGCCATGATTACGGCGACGCCGGACCTTGGCTGGGATCACTATGCCAAGCTCAGTGCCAACCAGACCATGGCTCAGGGTGGCAACGGTGGGGTGCTTAAGGCAGTGGCGTCCGGTACCAAGCCCTATGGCGTGATCGTCGATTTCCTGGCTATTCGCGAGGCGGCCAAGGGATCACCGCTGAAATTTGTCTTCCCGGCCGAGGGTAGCAGTCTGGTGACTGAGCCTGTGGCCATTATGCAGGGCGCTCAAAATCCGCAGGCGGCGCAAAAGTTTGTTGATTTCGTGCTCTCCAGCGACGGTCAGCAGCTGGTGGCCAGCCAGGGTTACCTGCCGGCGCGCAACGGTATAGAGGCGCCTGCAGGCTTCCCGGCGCGGGATCAGATTCGTCTGCTGCCCTTCGATGCCGCTGCGGCACTGCAGGATGCCGAGGCCAACAAGCGTCGCTTCAGCGATCTGTTCGGCGGCTGA
- a CDS encoding two-component system sensor histidine kinase NtrB: MKKYLFLTLLLLQSPITHADLISLFKDADGKTNWQYVANWSSGILIILLSIAAINMFVIWRRVQKSNRALKAIRNNLEQRVLERTATLDESNRLLRESNQLLEQEVQQHVITSGLLKSSESYIRNILSSMPLMLIGLNRQGQITQWNSKAEKISGISAADALDKNLWDLYPSITVSPRQISQAMDNNETLTFKQSQPGTYHFDITVYPLQDHSESGVVILVDDVTKRVLAENMLIHHDKMSSMGELASTMAHDINKPLQAILFDLSSFQSLLNQGKGAEEGVGRELDKFGSLLADASEKGQHVESIINNLLSFARGRTEVSQLAHLPDIMDHTLELANDVLSAPSQLRFRDIRIDRQYEDDLPMVSCYVTELQQVFLSLFRHACNALGQVETADHEPCIRIELSTEYESFWIRIHHNGVALSSDEQMHLFEPYFSDSSADQALDAGKRLSFSYFVITEQHQGHMAVTSDADSGTSFHIELKLPEA, from the coding sequence ATGAAAAAATACTTATTCTTGACGCTGTTATTGCTGCAAAGCCCTATTACCCACGCTGACCTGATTTCGCTGTTCAAAGACGCTGATGGCAAAACCAATTGGCAGTACGTCGCCAACTGGTCGAGCGGTATCCTGATTATTCTGTTGTCTATCGCAGCAATCAATATGTTCGTTATCTGGCGCCGGGTGCAGAAGTCCAACCGCGCCCTCAAGGCCATTCGCAACAACCTCGAACAGCGGGTGCTGGAACGTACCGCCACGCTGGACGAGTCCAACCGGCTGCTCAGGGAATCCAATCAGCTGCTGGAGCAGGAAGTGCAGCAGCATGTAATTACCTCAGGCCTGCTGAAATCCTCGGAATCCTATATTCGCAATATCCTCAGCTCCATGCCGCTGATGCTGATTGGCCTGAACAGACAGGGTCAGATCACGCAGTGGAACAGCAAGGCCGAGAAAATCTCCGGTATTAGCGCCGCCGATGCGCTGGATAAAAACCTCTGGGATCTGTATCCGTCCATTACGGTATCACCGCGTCAGATCAGCCAGGCGATGGATAATAACGAAACCCTCACCTTCAAGCAGAGCCAGCCCGGCACCTACCATTTTGATATTACCGTTTACCCGCTGCAGGATCACAGCGAGAGCGGCGTGGTTATTCTGGTGGATGATGTCACCAAGCGGGTGTTGGCGGAAAACATGCTGATCCACCACGACAAGATGTCATCCATGGGCGAGCTTGCCTCCACCATGGCCCACGATATCAACAAGCCGTTGCAGGCTATTCTGTTCGACCTGAGCAGTTTTCAGAGCCTGCTGAATCAGGGCAAGGGAGCTGAAGAGGGAGTCGGGCGCGAGCTGGACAAGTTCGGCAGCCTGCTGGCGGATGCGTCGGAAAAAGGCCAGCACGTTGAATCCATTATCAATAACCTGCTGTCATTTGCCCGTGGCCGTACTGAAGTCAGCCAGTTGGCGCATCTGCCGGATATCATGGACCATACGCTGGAGCTTGCGAACGACGTGCTGAGTGCGCCGTCGCAGCTGCGTTTTCGGGATATCCGCATCGACCGGCAGTACGAGGACGATCTGCCGATGGTGTCCTGTTATGTGACCGAGTTGCAGCAGGTCTTTCTGAGCCTGTTCCGCCACGCCTGCAATGCTCTGGGTCAGGTGGAGACGGCAGACCATGAGCCCTGTATTCGCATTGAACTGAGCACCGAGTACGAGTCGTTCTGGATTCGCATTCATCACAACGGTGTAGCTCTGAGCAGTGATGAGCAGATGCACCTGTTCGAACCCTACTTCAGCGACTCTTCAGCAGATCAGGCCCTGGATGCCGGTAAACGACTGTCGTTCTCCTACTTTGTTATCACCGAACAGCATCAGGGCCATATGGCCGTGACCTCGGATGCCGACTCCGGCACGAGCTTTCATATCGAACTCAAGCTGCCCGAAGCCTGA
- a CDS encoding MBL fold metallo-hydrolase, whose protein sequence is MTSAADHTACRVEVLSGLNAKAPAAILVHWYGRCLLLDAGGALEACADSGWVLPQIPDAVLLSHDHVDHCAALHQVPADVPVYATAPVAAGLHGRRDIRLLPLQGSIDIAGITVTTGQAGHSLGGVWLHLALGDGVFYSGDFSLESTLFALDTPPPAALALLDASYGLYDRVQQVCRAELEPWLERPLLLPVPPSGRALEMALWLNDRPECPWTLDDPCRRQLELLQRLAPGLLQAGAAERLARLKPQPFGDDVPIILAANPDGVGGEAGRIIAQQPQRAVLYTGYMPSVAQAQVESGRAHWLRWNVHPRLTDVLQLAGVLDARRVVPLFSRLDPLEAWQQALGSRLLMQNLIEI, encoded by the coding sequence ATGACATCCGCGGCCGATCACACCGCCTGCCGGGTCGAGGTCCTCAGCGGTCTGAATGCCAAGGCTCCGGCGGCGATTCTGGTTCACTGGTACGGGCGCTGCCTGTTGCTGGATGCAGGCGGTGCGCTGGAAGCCTGTGCCGACAGTGGCTGGGTGCTGCCGCAGATACCGGATGCGGTATTGCTGAGTCACGACCATGTTGATCACTGCGCGGCGCTGCACCAGGTGCCGGCGGATGTGCCTGTTTACGCCACGGCCCCAGTGGCCGCCGGGCTGCACGGCAGGCGGGATATTCGCCTGCTGCCGCTGCAGGGCTCGATCGACATTGCCGGCATTACCGTTACCACAGGCCAGGCCGGGCATTCGCTGGGCGGCGTCTGGCTGCATCTGGCCTTGGGGGATGGCGTTTTTTACAGCGGCGATTTCAGTCTGGAGTCGACGCTGTTTGCCTTAGATACGCCGCCGCCGGCCGCGCTGGCGTTGCTGGATGCCTCCTATGGACTCTATGACCGTGTCCAGCAGGTGTGTCGTGCAGAACTTGAGCCCTGGCTTGAGCGGCCCTTGCTGTTGCCGGTGCCGCCCTCGGGCCGGGCGCTGGAAATGGCACTCTGGCTGAACGACAGGCCCGAGTGTCCCTGGACTCTGGATGATCCCTGCCGCCGGCAGCTCGAACTGCTCCAACGCCTGGCGCCCGGGTTGCTGCAAGCCGGGGCCGCCGAGCGGCTGGCCCGGCTCAAGCCCCAGCCCTTCGGCGATGATGTGCCCATCATTCTTGCCGCCAACCCGGATGGGGTCGGTGGGGAAGCCGGACGCATTATTGCGCAGCAACCGCAGCGTGCCGTGCTCTACACCGGTTATATGCCTTCGGTGGCCCAGGCTCAGGTGGAGTCCGGGCGCGCCCACTGGCTGCGCTGGAATGTACATCCCAGGCTGACCGATGTGCTGCAGCTTGCCGGGGTGCTGGATGCCAGGCGCGTTGTACCGTTGTTCAGTCGTCTTGATCCCCTTGAAGCCTGGCAGCAGGCGCTGGGCAGCCGCTTGCTGATGCAAAACCTGATTGAGATATGA
- a CDS encoding DUF2726 domain-containing protein, whose translation MNQMQWFNWPVLVALVVLALVVLVLRRRRAPADEEMASYELGERLLNDEQCRFLEVLEQAVGTDHRVLARIALADVVTVDETLEGQALDAAMAGLDGRQFSFLVCTRATLEPVCAVELDAPTRRHSKMAGRDLQLDAICEQAGLPLLRVPAQASYQVADLGLQFDALFEPLVLAFTSAPQRAEREPLFESIIEGGLSLSARQDRGSMDPFATASAQSMECPRCAAPMLLQRAPKGAAPDKAYWACSLAPSCRQRMPLQVKRSDDALSQRLEGLVP comes from the coding sequence ATGAATCAAATGCAGTGGTTTAACTGGCCAGTTCTGGTGGCTTTGGTGGTGTTGGCTCTGGTGGTACTGGTGCTGCGTCGTCGCAGGGCCCCAGCCGATGAAGAGATGGCGTCCTATGAGCTTGGCGAGCGGCTGCTGAACGATGAGCAATGCCGTTTTCTGGAGGTGCTGGAGCAGGCGGTGGGCACGGACCATCGCGTATTGGCGCGAATCGCACTGGCCGATGTGGTGACGGTGGACGAGACCCTGGAAGGGCAGGCTCTGGATGCGGCCATGGCGGGGCTGGACGGCCGGCAATTCAGCTTTCTGGTCTGTACCCGGGCGACGCTGGAGCCTGTCTGTGCGGTAGAGCTGGATGCGCCTACGCGGCGACACTCCAAAATGGCAGGCCGCGATCTGCAGCTGGATGCCATCTGTGAACAGGCCGGTTTACCCTTGCTGCGAGTGCCAGCCCAGGCCAGCTATCAGGTCGCGGATCTTGGCCTGCAGTTCGATGCGCTGTTTGAGCCGCTGGTGCTGGCGTTCACATCGGCACCGCAAAGAGCGGAACGTGAACCTCTGTTTGAATCGATAATCGAGGGCGGCCTGTCGCTGTCGGCGAGACAGGACAGAGGGTCGATGGACCCTTTTGCGACTGCCAGTGCCCAGAGTATGGAGTGTCCGCGCTGCGCGGCACCCATGCTGCTGCAGCGAGCACCCAAAGGCGCTGCGCCAGACAAGGCGTACTGGGCCTGCAGTCTGGCACCGAGCTGTCGTCAGCGCATGCCGTTGCAGGTAAAGCGCAGCGATGACGCCTTGAGTCAGCGACTCGAAGGGTTGGTACCCTGA